One region of Chryseobacterium sp. SORGH_AS_0447 genomic DNA includes:
- a CDS encoding glycosyltransferase family 2 protein, producing the protein MLKKLAVVILNWNGKEWLEKFLPGVIQFSQGSDVYVIDNLSTDDSVQFLKERFPTVRIIENDQNYGFAGGYNEGLKQIDHEFYCLLNSDVEVTEGWTEPILQLFEKDSSIAAIQPKILSFTNRKSFEFAGAAGGLIDNLGYPYCRGRVFDDLEEDRGQYNDESEIFWASGCCFFIRSKDFWDQKGFDERFFAHQEEIDLCWRLINSGRKIFYTWKSAVYHVGGGTLNKQSPKKTFLNIRNNLSMVVKNAPFPRLIGIIFLRLCLDGFAGVYFGVKLGFPHFIAVLKAHFSFYGYAAGSWKRRQKYQKNRFYQTEWLIFKHFL; encoded by the coding sequence ATGTTGAAAAAATTAGCGGTTGTCATTTTGAACTGGAACGGAAAAGAGTGGCTCGAAAAGTTCTTACCCGGCGTGATACAGTTTTCTCAGGGTTCGGATGTTTATGTAATCGACAACCTCTCAACAGACGATTCTGTGCAGTTTTTAAAGGAAAGGTTTCCTACGGTCAGAATCATTGAAAACGATCAAAACTATGGCTTTGCCGGCGGTTATAATGAAGGATTAAAGCAGATCGATCATGAATTTTACTGCCTACTGAATTCCGACGTAGAAGTTACTGAAGGCTGGACGGAACCTATCCTGCAATTGTTTGAGAAAGACAGTTCGATCGCCGCTATTCAACCTAAAATTTTATCATTTACTAATAGAAAATCTTTTGAATTTGCCGGTGCGGCCGGAGGGCTGATTGATAATCTCGGCTATCCGTACTGCAGAGGAAGGGTCTTTGATGATCTGGAAGAAGATAGAGGCCAATATAACGATGAATCAGAAATTTTCTGGGCATCGGGTTGCTGCTTTTTCATCCGTTCGAAAGACTTCTGGGATCAGAAGGGGTTTGACGAACGGTTTTTTGCCCATCAGGAGGAGATCGATCTTTGCTGGAGGCTGATTAATTCCGGAAGAAAGATTTTTTATACATGGAAATCCGCAGTCTATCATGTCGGCGGTGGTACCCTAAATAAGCAGAGCCCGAAAAAGACGTTCCTGAATATCCGGAATAACCTTTCCATGGTGGTAAAGAATGCTCCATTCCCAAGACTGATCGGAATCATTTTTTTAAGGCTGTGCCTGGACGGATTCGCTGGGGTTTACTTCGGTGTAAAATTGGGGTTTCCGCATTTTATAGCGGTGCTGAAAGCGCATTTCAGTTTTTACGGATATGCGGCCGGAAGCTGGAAACGCAGACAGAAATATCAGAAAAACCGGTTTTATCAAACAGAGTGGCTCATCTTCAAACACTTTTTATAA
- a CDS encoding lysophospholipid acyltransferase family protein, whose product MNFLIKILYLLSKLPLKVLYLFSDIIFFLNYYVVAYRENVITQNLKNSFPEKTEKEIRQIKKKFYLNFSDYLVETVKSFTISETESRVRMQHINQQVFHDAKAEGKNVIMLAGHVFNWEWINAMARFIPQDHCHPVYRKVNNDFWENQMRKVRSRFGNEALEANEVILNIFRSKNDGNSAYMFVADQTPHFSHVTYGLEFLNQRTPAFIGYDKLATRMDLAFIYCEMKKVKRGYYQVNYHRIYPDGEKFTENEVVRKFHKLLENTLHKRPDNYLWSHRKWKYQDSIKKFDSEKI is encoded by the coding sequence ATGAATTTTCTTATCAAAATATTATATCTCCTCTCGAAACTTCCGCTGAAAGTTCTTTATCTCTTTTCAGATATTATTTTCTTTCTGAATTACTATGTCGTTGCCTACAGGGAAAATGTCATTACCCAGAATTTGAAGAATTCTTTTCCTGAAAAAACGGAAAAGGAAATCAGGCAGATCAAAAAGAAATTCTATCTTAATTTCTCCGATTATCTTGTGGAAACCGTTAAATCCTTTACCATTTCTGAAACGGAATCCCGAGTAAGGATGCAGCACATCAACCAGCAGGTCTTCCACGATGCCAAAGCAGAAGGTAAAAACGTTATCATGCTGGCAGGACACGTTTTCAATTGGGAATGGATCAATGCCATGGCCCGGTTTATCCCACAGGATCACTGCCATCCGGTATACCGAAAGGTAAATAATGATTTCTGGGAAAACCAGATGAGAAAGGTCCGCAGCCGATTCGGAAATGAAGCGCTCGAAGCCAATGAGGTGATTTTAAATATTTTCAGATCCAAAAATGATGGAAACTCGGCCTATATGTTCGTTGCCGATCAGACACCGCACTTTTCCCATGTTACGTACGGTCTGGAATTTTTAAATCAGAGAACGCCTGCATTCATTGGGTACGATAAATTGGCCACCCGAATGGACCTTGCCTTCATCTATTGCGAAATGAAAAAGGTGAAACGCGGATATTACCAGGTAAATTACCACCGGATTTATCCTGACGGAGAAAAATTCACGGAGAATGAAGTGGTAAGAAAATTCCATAAACTCCTGGAGAATACTTTGCATAAGCGTCCAGATAATTATCTGTGGTCGCACCGGAAATGGAAATACCAGGATTCGATTAAAAAATTTGATTCAGAAAAAATATAA
- a CDS encoding thioredoxin family protein, whose translation MKKLMVTAFLGFSLIAFSQELKDKPQSKETDKALLVKTEHAELDAKKKAAEEKAKLPKPYDPKADADKDIQSLIAKAKEEKKNIMIQAGGNWCIWCLRFNQFVQTTPELKKIVDENYEYYHLNYSPENKNEQIFAKYGNPGDKFGYPVFIILDQNGKMIHVQQSDVLEEGKGYSLEKVKEFFNTWTPRS comes from the coding sequence ATGAAAAAATTAATGGTAACAGCTTTTCTGGGATTCAGCCTTATCGCATTTTCCCAGGAACTAAAAGATAAACCTCAATCCAAAGAAACGGATAAAGCTTTGTTGGTGAAAACCGAACACGCAGAGCTGGATGCAAAGAAAAAGGCAGCGGAGGAAAAAGCAAAACTTCCGAAGCCTTATGACCCGAAAGCAGATGCGGATAAAGACATCCAGAGTCTGATTGCAAAAGCAAAAGAGGAGAAGAAAAATATCATGATCCAGGCGGGTGGAAACTGGTGTATCTGGTGTCTTAGATTCAACCAGTTTGTACAGACCACTCCCGAGCTGAAAAAGATCGTGGATGAGAATTACGAATATTACCACTTGAATTATTCTCCTGAAAACAAAAATGAACAGATTTTTGCCAAATATGGGAATCCTGGAGACAAATTCGGTTATCCGGTTTTCATTATTCTGGATCAGAATGGAAAGATGATCCACGTTCAGCAGAGCGACGTTCTGGAGGAAGGAAAAGGGTATAGCCTTGAAAAGGTAAAAGAGTTCTTCAATACATGGACGCCAAGATCATAA
- the rplI gene encoding 50S ribosomal protein L9: MNIILKKDVENLGLEFDTVSVKPGYARNFLIPQGFALLATPKNIAALEATLEARKEEEAKLIAAANAVVDQLKKTSVTIPAKVGSGDKLFGSINNADLSAALAKAGVSVEKKYIKIPGNTIKRTGKVTANIRLHRNVEYNFEFDIVSDAPVEAPKAAPAKKEETTSSEEA; the protein is encoded by the coding sequence ATGAACATTATCCTAAAAAAAGACGTAGAAAACTTAGGTCTTGAATTCGACACTGTAAGTGTAAAACCTGGTTACGCAAGAAACTTCTTAATCCCTCAGGGATTTGCACTTTTAGCTACTCCTAAAAACATCGCCGCTTTAGAAGCTACTTTGGAAGCGAGAAAAGAAGAAGAAGCTAAATTAATCGCTGCTGCAAACGCTGTAGTAGATCAATTGAAGAAAACTTCTGTTACTATTCCTGCAAAAGTAGGTTCTGGTGATAAATTATTCGGATCAATCAACAATGCAGACCTTTCTGCTGCTTTAGCAAAAGCAGGAGTATCTGTTGAGAAGAAATACATCAAAATTCCTGGAAACACCATCAAGAGAACAGGAAAAGTTACGGCTAACATCAGATTACACAGAAATGTTGAGTACAACTTCGAATTCGACATCGTATCTGACGCTCCGGTAGAAGCTCCGAAAGCAGCTCCTGCTAAAAAAGAAGAAACAACTTCTTCTGAAGAAGCTTAA
- the rpsR gene encoding 30S ribosomal protein S18 codes for MAIDEMAKQASAGGESEVKFLTPLDINTKSEKKYCRFKKYGIKHVDYKDADFLLQFVNEQGKILPRRYTGTSLKYQRKVSAAIKRARHLALLPYVADLLK; via the coding sequence ATGGCAATAGACGAAATGGCTAAACAAGCCTCAGCTGGAGGAGAATCTGAAGTAAAATTCCTTACTCCGCTTGATATCAATACAAAATCTGAAAAGAAATATTGTAGATTCAAAAAATACGGAATTAAGCACGTAGATTATAAAGATGCTGATTTCTTATTACAATTCGTAAACGAGCAAGGCAAAATCTTACCAAGAAGATATACCGGAACTTCTTTAAAATATCAGAGAAAAGTTTCTGCTGCAATCAAAAGAGCAAGACACTTGGCGTTACTACCATACGTAGCTGACTTATTAAAGTAA
- the rpsF gene encoding 30S ribosomal protein S6 has product MNNYETVFILTPVLSEAQVEEAVNKYVDLIKEKNCEIVARENWGLKKLAYPIQLKKNGFYTLVEFKGEGSVVADLELAFKRDERVIRYLTTKLDKHAVEYAVTRRAKVKAAKA; this is encoded by the coding sequence ATGAACAATTACGAGACTGTTTTCATTTTAACTCCCGTTCTATCTGAAGCTCAGGTGGAGGAAGCAGTGAACAAGTATGTAGATCTTATCAAAGAAAAGAACTGCGAAATCGTTGCTAGAGAAAACTGGGGATTAAAAAAATTAGCTTACCCGATCCAATTGAAAAAGAACGGATTCTACACTTTAGTTGAATTCAAAGGTGAAGGTTCTGTAGTAGCTGATCTGGAATTGGCATTCAAGCGTGACGAGAGAGTAATCCGTTACCTTACTACAAAATTAGACAAGCACGCTGTAGAGTATGCTGTAACAAGAAGAGCTAAAGTAAAAGCTGCTAAAGCTTAA
- a CDS encoding chloride channel protein, with protein MPKILAPLRRSLKKSFDNIRNEQLKHNLLQAIPFWIGSVITGFIAVMYAKIFAWGENLLHFILNWHLWMIFIIAPIGFVLSWWLVKEFAPNAKGSGIPQVMAAVELANPKEHRKIRSLLSLKIIVFKILSSVVLVIGGGAVGREGPTIQIAGSVFRKVNEYLPEWWPKISKKNMIMTGAAAGLAAAFNTPLGGIVFAVEELSKTHINYFKTALFTAVIIAGLTAQTLAGSYLYLGYPKTNDVSLMVMFPIMLVAGIAGILASQLSVIMLKITSWKKRKLKTDTANVIFLVISALFIASIAFFVHREVLGSGKEIMERVLFTSEKHEDWYVPVLRMLGPALSFTSGGAGGIFAPALTAGASIGSVISGFIHLSPNETNVVILGGMVAFLTGITRAPFTSAIIVLEMTDRHSLIFHLMLAGMISSIASILVSRHSLYDLIKVNFLNEIRSEKHN; from the coding sequence ATGCCGAAAATTTTAGCTCCTCTCAGAAGATCCCTTAAAAAATCCTTTGACAATATCCGGAACGAACAGCTTAAACATAACCTGCTTCAGGCCATTCCTTTCTGGATCGGATCGGTAATTACAGGATTTATAGCCGTGATGTATGCCAAGATCTTTGCCTGGGGAGAAAACCTCCTGCATTTTATTTTAAACTGGCATCTGTGGATGATCTTTATTATCGCTCCGATCGGTTTTGTGTTGTCCTGGTGGCTGGTAAAAGAATTTGCGCCCAATGCGAAAGGCAGCGGAATTCCTCAGGTAATGGCTGCCGTGGAGCTTGCCAACCCGAAGGAGCACCGGAAAATCCGGAGTTTATTGAGTTTAAAAATCATTGTCTTTAAAATCCTTTCATCCGTGGTCCTGGTGATCGGCGGTGGTGCCGTCGGACGTGAGGGCCCTACAATTCAGATCGCAGGTTCGGTTTTCAGAAAGGTGAATGAATACCTGCCGGAATGGTGGCCGAAGATTTCCAAAAAGAATATGATTATGACGGGTGCTGCAGCTGGGCTTGCCGCTGCTTTTAACACCCCGCTCGGCGGAATTGTATTTGCCGTGGAAGAACTATCAAAGACTCACATCAATTATTTTAAAACCGCCTTATTTACAGCGGTTATTATTGCCGGACTAACAGCTCAGACGCTGGCAGGATCTTACCTGTATCTGGGATATCCGAAAACAAACGACGTCTCCCTGATGGTAATGTTTCCCATTATGCTGGTGGCAGGAATAGCCGGGATCTTAGCCAGCCAGCTTTCCGTGATTATGCTGAAAATTACCAGCTGGAAGAAAAGAAAATTAAAAACCGATACGGCAAATGTTATTTTCCTGGTTATTTCTGCCTTGTTCATCGCGTCCATTGCTTTCTTTGTCCACAGGGAAGTTTTAGGTTCCGGAAAAGAAATTATGGAACGGGTACTTTTTACCTCGGAAAAGCATGAAGACTGGTATGTTCCCGTTCTGAGGATGCTTGGTCCTGCCCTGTCTTTTACCTCTGGAGGTGCAGGCGGGATTTTTGCCCCCGCTTTAACGGCCGGAGCAAGTATCGGTTCAGTAATATCCGGATTTATTCATCTGAGTCCGAACGAAACCAATGTGGTGATTCTCGGAGGTATGGTTGCTTTTCTAACCGGAATTACCAGAGCACCCTTTACGTCTGCCATTATCGTTCTTGAAATGACTGACAGGCATTCTCTTATTTTTCATCTCATGCTTGCCGGAATGATATCTTCCATTGCCTCGATCTTAGTAAGCAGGCATTCTTTATATGATCTGATAAAAGTGAATTTTTTAAATGAAATACGATCAGAAAAACACAATTAA
- a CDS encoding tetratricopeptide repeat protein, producing the protein MIDKNLTDKYLLAEESIIAEFARPNNPDAEKNYYKIKAENPKWNFEGALNNIGYVLMRNSRVSEAVTVFALNAKENPQSANAFDSLGEGYFSVKNYALALENYKKSIELNPENTNARDMINKIQDLLKKN; encoded by the coding sequence ATGATAGACAAAAATTTAACCGATAAGTATCTGTTGGCAGAAGAATCAATCATTGCAGAATTCGCCAGACCAAACAATCCTGATGCTGAAAAAAATTACTATAAAATAAAAGCTGAAAATCCAAAATGGAATTTTGAAGGAGCACTAAATAATATCGGCTATGTTTTAATGAGAAATTCAAGAGTTTCTGAAGCCGTAACGGTTTTTGCTTTAAACGCAAAAGAAAATCCACAATCAGCAAACGCTTTCGACAGCTTAGGGGAAGGATATTTTTCAGTTAAAAACTATGCTTTGGCGTTGGAAAACTATAAAAAATCAATAGAATTAAATCCTGAAAATACCAATGCCCGAGATATGATCAATAAGATACAGGATTTGTTAAAGAAGAATTAA
- a CDS encoding serine hydrolase, which translates to MFFTGLIYKQTYVFKYETNFIDRFSYKSSAVAFSQQTNQYKSIDNYLKEVIKTNQIPGLAIGVIKDGKVIFEQYYGTENLEDAKKVNPNSMFRIYSTSKLMTDVGVFQLIEQGKLSLEDHVSKYIDHLPKEWQNVKVKNLLSHSSGIPDFVAFSDILPEYSGSKTIERLSREKMDFTTGNEFRYNQTNYMLLAMIIEKITGQSFENFILNNQFRDTKNQVIFSSNSLEKIPNRVIKYNYNPERKKYEISTYREGKKAHPANGIAITLPAFLKWSNQLAKNDLLNQKTKEMMWQPFEYGNKKDVFAYGWEISKANDVRSYGFSGGNVSA; encoded by the coding sequence ATATTTTTCACCGGTCTTATCTATAAACAAACCTATGTCTTTAAATATGAAACAAATTTTATTGACCGCTTTAGCTATAAATCTTCTGCTGTTGCTTTTTCGCAACAAACCAATCAGTATAAATCAATTGATAATTATTTAAAAGAAGTTATTAAAACAAATCAAATTCCTGGTTTAGCAATTGGTGTTATAAAAGATGGTAAAGTAATTTTTGAACAATACTATGGTACAGAAAATTTGGAAGATGCTAAAAAAGTAAACCCAAATTCAATGTTCAGGATATATTCCACATCAAAATTGATGACAGATGTGGGTGTTTTTCAATTGATCGAACAGGGCAAACTATCTTTAGAAGATCACGTTTCGAAATATATTGATCATCTTCCAAAGGAATGGCAGAATGTAAAAGTAAAGAATCTTTTGTCTCATTCTTCAGGAATACCGGATTTCGTTGCATTCAGTGATATTTTGCCCGAGTACTCCGGTTCTAAAACTATTGAGCGTTTGAGCAGGGAAAAAATGGATTTTACAACCGGAAATGAATTCAGATATAATCAGACAAATTACATGCTTCTGGCCATGATCATTGAAAAAATTACCGGACAATCTTTTGAAAATTTTATTTTGAATAATCAATTCCGTGATACTAAAAATCAGGTAATTTTTTCATCAAATTCTCTTGAAAAAATCCCCAACCGTGTTATCAAATATAATTACAACCCGGAAAGAAAAAAATATGAAATATCTACTTATAGAGAAGGAAAGAAGGCGCATCCAGCAAATGGAATAGCCATCACCTTACCCGCATTTTTAAAATGGAGCAATCAGTTGGCTAAAAATGATCTTCTCAATCAGAAAACAAAAGAAATGATGTGGCAGCCGTTTGAGTACGGAAATAAAAAAGATGTTTTTGCCTACGGTTGGGAAATCAGCAAAGCTAATGATGTTCGGTCATATGGCTTCTCCGGAGGAAATGTAAGCGCTTAA
- a CDS encoding dihydrolipoamide acetyltransferase family protein, with translation MAEYKLLLPSMGEGVMEATIITWLFGEGDTVKEDDSVVEIATDKVDSDVPTPVSGKIVKILKQKDEVAKVGEAIAILEIEGESGNTASEEAPAETPAATPDTETLKTIEEPLKVAASNEFSGDLYLSPLVKSIAQEENISESELKSIKGSGLEGRITKEDILAYVKNRGNQPAPQAVQPPVASAPQPASASAPASTITAAAGDEIIPMDRMRKIIAENMVKAKQIAPHVTSFIETDVTNVVKWRNKNKSLFEKREGEKLTFMPIFVKAVVKAIQDFPMINVSVNGENIIKKKNINIGMATALPDGNLIVPVIKNADQLSLSGLAKAINDLAYRARNKKLRPEDTQGATYTISNVGSFGNLMGTPIIPQPQVAILAIGAIVKKPAVLETPDGDVIAIRNLMFMSHSYDHRVVDGSLGGMMLKHVHDYLENWDLNTEI, from the coding sequence ATGGCAGAATACAAATTATTGCTTCCTTCCATGGGAGAAGGTGTTATGGAAGCGACAATTATCACCTGGCTGTTCGGCGAAGGCGATACTGTAAAAGAGGATGATTCCGTAGTAGAAATTGCAACAGATAAAGTAGATTCAGACGTTCCGACACCGGTTTCGGGGAAAATTGTAAAGATCCTGAAACAAAAGGACGAGGTTGCAAAAGTGGGTGAAGCCATTGCTATTTTAGAAATTGAAGGAGAAAGCGGAAACACGGCTTCGGAAGAGGCACCGGCAGAAACTCCTGCGGCAACTCCGGATACGGAAACGTTAAAAACCATTGAAGAACCGTTAAAAGTGGCGGCTTCTAATGAGTTTTCGGGAGATCTTTACCTTTCTCCACTGGTAAAATCAATCGCACAGGAAGAAAATATTTCCGAATCTGAACTGAAATCCATCAAGGGAAGCGGTCTGGAAGGAAGAATTACCAAAGAAGATATCTTAGCTTACGTTAAAAACAGAGGAAATCAGCCGGCTCCACAGGCGGTTCAGCCACCTGTTGCTTCTGCTCCACAACCGGCTTCAGCTTCAGCTCCTGCTTCTACGATTACCGCTGCGGCAGGTGACGAAATCATTCCGATGGACAGAATGAGAAAGATCATCGCCGAAAACATGGTAAAAGCCAAGCAGATTGCGCCACATGTTACTTCTTTCATCGAAACCGATGTAACGAATGTTGTAAAATGGAGAAACAAAAATAAATCCCTTTTCGAAAAACGTGAAGGTGAAAAATTAACGTTCATGCCGATTTTCGTAAAAGCGGTTGTAAAAGCCATCCAGGATTTCCCGATGATCAATGTTTCTGTAAATGGTGAAAACATCATCAAAAAGAAAAACATCAACATCGGTATGGCTACGGCTCTTCCGGACGGAAACCTTATTGTTCCCGTGATTAAGAATGCGGACCAATTATCCCTTTCAGGATTGGCAAAAGCGATCAATGATCTGGCTTACAGAGCAAGAAACAAAAAATTAAGACCTGAAGATACACAGGGCGCAACATATACTATTTCAAATGTAGGAAGCTTCGGAAACCTCATGGGAACACCGATTATTCCTCAGCCGCAGGTTGCCATTCTGGCGATCGGAGCGATCGTTAAAAAACCGGCGGTTCTTGAAACTCCGGACGGTGATGTGATTGCCATCCGTAACCTGATGTTCATGTCTCATTCTTATGATCACCGCGTAGTAGACGGTTCTCTTGGCGGAATGATGCTGAAACATGTTCACGATTATCTTGAAAACTGGGATCTGAACACAGAAATCTAA
- a CDS encoding PhoH family protein codes for MFELTYDLEDIDAKIFYGVNNQYFNLIKSTFPTLKITGRDHYIFAMGNQEALDVFKKKLDDIVNYISNNNSIGLKDVENILNIKDENEKQLVFDQDIIVKGVNGKIIKAKTTNLKKLVKETEKKDMVFAIGPAGTGKTYTSVALAAKALKDKQVKRIVLTRPAVEAGESLGFLPGDLKEKLDPYLQPLYDALRDMIPHEKLEGFIEKKVIEVAPLAFMRGRTLDDAFVILDEAQNTTHSQMKMFLTRMGMNAKFIITGDPTQIDLPPKQQSGLKEAMRILKDVKEIGFVHLTEEDVVRHPVVKKIILAYNAEDKKNRNE; via the coding sequence ATGTTTGAATTAACATATGATCTGGAGGACATCGATGCGAAGATCTTCTATGGGGTAAACAACCAATATTTCAATTTAATTAAATCAACTTTTCCAACCCTTAAAATTACCGGTAGGGATCATTATATTTTTGCGATGGGAAACCAGGAAGCTCTGGATGTATTCAAAAAAAAGCTGGATGATATCGTCAACTATATTTCAAATAACAATTCCATCGGCCTGAAAGATGTAGAAAATATACTGAATATAAAAGATGAAAACGAGAAGCAGCTTGTATTCGATCAGGATATCATCGTAAAAGGGGTAAACGGTAAGATTATCAAAGCAAAGACCACCAACCTTAAAAAGCTGGTGAAAGAAACTGAGAAGAAAGACATGGTTTTTGCAATCGGACCTGCGGGAACAGGAAAGACCTATACGAGTGTGGCATTAGCTGCAAAAGCCTTAAAAGATAAGCAGGTAAAGCGGATTGTTCTAACAAGGCCTGCGGTGGAAGCAGGGGAGAGTCTCGGGTTTTTGCCAGGTGATCTTAAAGAAAAGCTGGATCCGTATTTACAGCCGCTATACGATGCCTTGCGTGATATGATTCCTCACGAAAAGCTGGAAGGATTTATCGAGAAAAAAGTCATTGAAGTTGCACCGCTTGCCTTTATGAGAGGACGTACCTTAGATGACGCGTTTGTAATTTTGGATGAAGCACAAAATACTACTCATTCTCAGATGAAAATGTTTTTAACGAGAATGGGAATGAATGCTAAATTTATTATTACAGGTGACCCTACGCAGATCGATCTTCCGCCGAAGCAGCAATCCGGCCTTAAAGAAGCAATGCGCATCTTAAAGGATGTAAAGGAAATCGGGTTTGTACATCTTACTGAAGAAGATGTTGTACGACATCCGGTGGTCAAAAAAATTATTTTAGCCTACAATGCAGAAGATAAAAAAAATAGGAATGAATAA
- a CDS encoding DUF3575 domain-containing protein: MKKLLLLSAFAISGIAMAQENSIKANPVALLGGTDLISFEHKLGDHFSAVVGGGYGGFKLGGYKYNSYGAGLQGRYYFTEAMTGFYAAVVADYIGGKVKIENMGFSFMAMDEDASANYKSEVNFSGFGGGVRAGYQWIFDSGFTLDVNLGAAYRSYNYKWNNVAEEETYEDSLKGNGVLPTGSVGIGYSF; the protein is encoded by the coding sequence ATGAAAAAATTACTACTGCTTAGTGCTTTTGCAATTTCAGGAATTGCTATGGCACAGGAAAATTCTATTAAAGCAAATCCAGTAGCCCTTCTTGGTGGTACAGACCTTATTTCATTTGAGCATAAGCTAGGAGATCATTTCTCAGCTGTTGTTGGTGGAGGTTATGGAGGCTTCAAATTAGGAGGTTATAAGTACAACAGCTATGGAGCTGGTCTTCAGGGAAGATATTATTTCACTGAAGCAATGACTGGTTTTTATGCCGCTGTAGTAGCCGATTATATCGGTGGAAAAGTTAAAATCGAAAATATGGGCTTCAGTTTTATGGCTATGGATGAAGATGCATCCGCCAACTATAAATCAGAAGTTAATTTCTCAGGATTCGGTGGTGGTGTAAGAGCCGGTTACCAATGGATCTTTGATTCCGGTTTTACTTTAGATGTAAACCTTGGAGCTGCTTATAGAAGCTACAACTACAAATGGAACAATGTTGCAGAAGAAGAAACATATGAAGACAGCTTGAAAGGAAACGGTGTACTTCCTACAGGATCTGTAGGTATCGGGTATTCTTTCTAA
- a CDS encoding outer membrane protein: MKKVLMAGAIALFGLSNAQIAAGTTYLSGSVGYSQQERNNGNNKTENFNILPTVGYFVNNNFAIGLGIGYQTQKDTNIVNNFMVPGTTVVTTNETKQPAFVVAPFARKYWTLGDKLYIFGQLAVPMQFGKTETENTTVTTSGSSVTTVSSSSEAKYTQIGVTVKPGLDYFLNKNWSIEATIGEFGYNNYKPKDGDATNNYSFGLNLSTVTFGVKYVFAK; the protein is encoded by the coding sequence ATGAAGAAAGTATTAATGGCGGGTGCAATTGCACTTTTCGGTTTATCTAATGCTCAGATTGCAGCGGGAACTACTTATTTATCCGGATCTGTTGGTTATTCTCAACAAGAAAGAAACAACGGAAACAACAAAACAGAAAACTTCAACATATTGCCTACGGTTGGGTATTTCGTAAACAACAATTTTGCAATCGGTTTAGGAATCGGATATCAGACTCAGAAAGATACGAACATTGTAAACAATTTCATGGTGCCTGGTACTACTGTAGTAACAACCAATGAAACAAAGCAACCTGCTTTTGTAGTGGCTCCTTTCGCAAGAAAATACTGGACTTTAGGAGATAAATTATATATCTTCGGTCAGTTGGCGGTACCTATGCAGTTTGGAAAAACCGAAACTGAAAACACAACGGTAACTACTTCAGGATCTTCTGTAACTACGGTTTCTTCTTCTTCTGAGGCGAAATACACTCAGATCGGAGTAACAGTAAAACCAGGTTTGGATTATTTCTTAAACAAAAACTGGTCTATTGAAGCGACTATCGGAGAATTCGGATACAACAACTACAAGCCGAAGGATGGTGATGCTACCAACAATTACAGCTTTGGTTTGAATTTATCTACCGTAACTTTCGGAGTTAAATATGTTTTTGCCAAGTAA
- a CDS encoding porin family protein — protein MLYSFSNAQIKTGTLYVSGEINYNRYENKSENTTQKNFRIIPTVGIFVAPNLAIGTGLGYTNSKLDYTQALYSGSYITLIDYTGKTNAVTVAPFIRKYWTLSSNLYIFGQLQVPMEFGKLQQDGFVTNVYEPTGYVNYQTLSNEKKHTSIGVNIKPGLDYFLNKKLVD, from the coding sequence ATGCTGTACAGCTTTTCAAATGCTCAGATTAAAACAGGAACTCTATATGTTTCGGGAGAAATAAACTACAATAGGTACGAAAATAAAAGCGAAAATACAACGCAAAAGAACTTCAGAATTATCCCAACCGTAGGGATATTTGTTGCGCCAAATCTGGCTATAGGTACCGGTTTGGGATATACCAACAGTAAACTAGATTATACTCAAGCCCTCTACAGCGGATCTTACATTACTCTTATCGACTATACAGGAAAAACAAATGCTGTTACGGTAGCTCCTTTTATAAGAAAATACTGGACATTATCGTCAAATCTGTATATTTTCGGGCAGCTTCAGGTTCCAATGGAATTTGGAAAACTTCAACAGGATGGTTTTGTGACTAATGTTTATGAGCCGACAGGTTATGTGAACTATCAGACTCTATCAAATGAAAAGAAACACACTTCTATCGGGGTTAATATAAAGCCGGGTCTTGACTATTTTCTAAATAAAAAACTGGTCGATTGA